From a single Sulfurimonas sp. genomic region:
- a CDS encoding sensor histidine kinase, protein MFSKSIRRNFLLQIIIASILLIFVFSSFLYFYIEKSVYDEKRNELLTYAKNISANRSVTELGSDTTDTYLKISVEVIKLKKYPTNNGLDIYETTKQKHTYLTLIYPFDIGEFSFLKITKDITPTKHLLRKILRYILIINVVGFGLVIIYAVALSKMLTKPIKSLSNKLSNMNEHLIRPVRVEELPEEFEPLGETLNHLILRIQNFVKYQKELFIGTAHEMKTPLAVIKLKNQVTLIKKRSDEEYIEAIETTNKAVDDMNFIVSNILNIGRQEGAQLEKPVEIDIIKFLRDKTNDFKLIAENEGKSIEMDFKPDGFMAMLQVGLLNQIVQNFIQNALKFTPVDKKVYIRSSQDDFGLLIEVIDEGCGIDESEDLFAPFKRQGNKSGVGLGLFLAKSAADALGAKINIKNRTDGTSGAIATLQINSKLSCIITSKR, encoded by the coding sequence ATGTTTTCAAAAAGTATTAGAAGAAACTTCTTACTACAAATCATAATAGCATCTATCTTATTGATATTTGTATTTTCATCTTTTTTATATTTTTATATTGAAAAATCTGTTTATGATGAAAAAAGAAATGAGCTTTTAACTTATGCGAAAAATATATCTGCCAACCGGTCCGTTACAGAACTTGGATCAGATACTACAGATACATACTTAAAAATTTCAGTAGAGGTCATTAAACTAAAAAAATACCCAACAAACAACGGTCTTGATATATACGAAACTACTAAACAAAAGCATACATACCTGACTCTTATATATCCATTTGATATAGGTGAGTTTAGCTTTTTAAAGATTACAAAAGATATAACTCCTACAAAACACTTATTAAGAAAAATACTTAGATATATACTTATTATAAACGTTGTCGGCTTCGGGCTTGTAATAATATATGCAGTTGCACTATCAAAGATGTTAACTAAACCTATAAAATCACTCTCAAATAAACTATCAAACATGAATGAACACCTTATAAGACCTGTGAGAGTTGAGGAGTTACCTGAGGAGTTTGAACCGCTTGGTGAGACACTGAATCACTTAATACTTCGTATACAAAACTTTGTTAAGTACCAAAAAGAGCTCTTTATCGGAACTGCACATGAGATGAAAACACCACTTGCCGTAATAAAACTAAAAAATCAAGTTACACTTATCAAAAAAAGATCGGATGAAGAGTATATTGAAGCAATAGAGACCACAAATAAAGCAGTTGATGATATGAACTTTATTGTATCAAACATTTTAAATATCGGTCGTCAAGAAGGCGCACAATTAGAAAAACCTGTAGAGATAGACATTATAAAGTTTTTAAGAGATAAGACAAATGATTTTAAACTTATAGCAGAAAATGAAGGTAAAAGCATTGAGATGGATTTTAAACCGGATGGTTTTATGGCTATGCTTCAAGTTGGTCTACTTAATCAGATAGTACAAAACTTTATACAAAATGCACTAAAGTTTACACCTGTAGATAAAAAAGTATATATAAGAAGTTCTCAAGATGATTTTGGGCTGTTAATAGAAGTTATTGATGAAGGTTGCGGTATTGATGAAAGTGAAGACCTATTTGCACCGTTTAAACGCCAAGGAAACAAAAGTGGTGTTGGACTTGGTCTGTTTTTAGCTAAGAGTGCTGCAGATGCTTTAGGTGCAAAAATTAACATAAAAAATAGAACAGATGGAACCAGTGGAGCTATCGCAACATTACAGATAAATTCAAAGTTATCTTGTATAATTACAAGCAAAAGATAA
- a CDS encoding HD domain-containing phosphohydrolase: protein MQTNYKIWEKNQATQADIIYDITIKKDRVLDILSEAWNTKNNKKRDELREEFISILSSDYNTYRNEGLLQYHFVFPNNKVFVRLHKTEKYGDDLTNIRQDFEYVNRTKEVVRGFSGGRTAHAIRNVYPIFDKNLKHVGAVEISYPSELFQKKLNELSEIHTHYLVKKSIFDSKAWDRDDRILNYKPSIEHKDFLMTLSASHNPNEETRYKKHLENITDKLNKKMQKSESFAIFSNIDNDVEIISFMPIKQNTTKELSAWLVSYEDDPYLLSDIQDTHNARFFGIFIILILLIFIWKIIKQKDKLVELLNSYDNNVIFSETDLKGKITNVSSAFCDISGYNEDELVGKNHNIIRHPDMPKEVFNDMWETLKAGKHWSGDIKNLHKNGSYYWVKAEIEPMFNSNKKIIGYRAIRHNISDSKEIEKIQKEIIFTMGSIGESRSKETANHVKRVAEYSKLLASLYGLSQEDTDLLHMASPMHDIGKVAIPDSILLKHGKLNDEEYEIMKTHANRGYDMLKHSNRPLIATAAIIAHEHHEKWDGQGYPRGLSGEDIHIYGRITALVDVYDALISDRVYKKAWEEEEVLKHIKEQSAKHFDPKLVELFLNNYRKFQIVGLKYKD, encoded by the coding sequence TGCAAACAAACTATAAAATTTGGGAAAAGAACCAAGCTACACAAGCAGATATAATATATGATATAACTATTAAAAAAGATAGAGTATTAGATATCTTATCTGAAGCATGGAACACAAAAAATAATAAAAAAAGAGATGAATTAAGAGAAGAATTTATTAGCATATTATCTTCTGACTACAATACGTATAGAAATGAAGGTCTGCTTCAATACCATTTTGTATTTCCAAACAACAAAGTATTTGTACGTCTACACAAAACAGAAAAGTATGGTGACGATCTTACAAATATTCGTCAAGATTTTGAATATGTAAACCGTACTAAAGAGGTTGTTAGAGGTTTTTCAGGTGGTAGAACCGCTCATGCTATAAGAAACGTATACCCTATTTTTGACAAAAATTTAAAACATGTTGGTGCTGTAGAGATCTCTTACCCTTCAGAATTGTTTCAAAAAAAACTTAATGAACTTAGTGAAATTCACACCCATTATTTAGTAAAAAAATCTATTTTTGATTCCAAAGCATGGGATCGTGATGATAGGATCTTAAACTATAAACCAAGTATTGAGCATAAAGATTTTCTAATGACTCTTTCAGCATCCCATAATCCTAATGAAGAAACCAGATATAAAAAACATTTAGAAAATATAACTGATAAACTTAATAAAAAGATGCAAAAGAGTGAAAGTTTCGCTATATTTTCCAATATTGATAATGATGTAGAAATTATCTCATTTATGCCTATTAAACAAAATACTACAAAAGAATTATCTGCATGGCTTGTATCGTATGAAGATGATCCATACTTGTTATCAGACATTCAAGACACTCATAATGCAAGGTTTTTTGGAATATTCATAATCCTAATACTATTGATATTTATTTGGAAAATTATAAAACAAAAAGATAAGTTAGTTGAGCTTTTAAATTCATACGATAACAACGTAATTTTCTCAGAAACAGATCTTAAAGGAAAGATTACAAATGTAAGTTCTGCATTTTGTGATATTAGTGGTTATAATGAAGATGAACTTGTAGGTAAAAACCACAATATCATTAGACACCCTGATATGCCAAAAGAGGTTTTCAATGATATGTGGGAAACGCTAAAAGCAGGTAAACACTGGAGTGGGGATATAAAAAATCTTCATAAAAATGGTTCCTATTACTGGGTTAAAGCAGAGATTGAGCCTATGTTCAATTCAAATAAAAAAATAATTGGCTATAGGGCTATTAGACACAATATAAGTGATTCTAAAGAGATTGAAAAAATTCAAAAAGAGATTATTTTTACGATGGGTTCTATTGGTGAGAGCCGTTCAAAAGAAACTGCAAACCATGTTAAACGTGTAGCTGAGTATTCTAAACTATTAGCATCATTATACGGACTTTCTCAAGAAGATACAGATCTGTTACATATGGCATCTCCTATGCACGATATTGGAAAAGTTGCTATACCTGACAGTATTTTACTAAAACATGGAAAACTAAATGATGAAGAGTATGAGATCATGAAAACCCATGCGAACCGTGGATATGATATGCTTAAACACTCAAATAGACCTCTTATAGCTACAGCTGCCATCATTGCTCATGAACACCATGAAAAATGGGATGGACAAGGTTATCCTAGAGGGCTTAGTGGTGAAGATATTCATATATATGGAAGAATAACCGCACTTGTAGATGTATATGATGCTCTGATATCTGATCGTGTTTATAAAAAGGCTTGGGAAGAGGAAGAGGTTTTAAAACACATAAAAGAGCAAAGTGCAAAACACTTTGATCCTAAACTTGTTGAACTATTTTTAAATAACTATAGAAAATTTCAGATTGTAGGTTTAAAGTATAAAGACTAA
- a CDS encoding Ppx/GppA phosphatase family protein: MAKRVAVIDIGSNSVRMVIYEKTSRFAFHLLYESKSKVRLSENAYNNNGNLQQNAMDRAYHALSDFVNIISSFKARKTLCVATSALRDAPNKLDFLKRVRNGLKLNIKIIDGEREAYLGGIACANLLPTQENALTVDIGGGSTEFAYINNKNVKETISLDLGTVRLKEMFFDTEDIEGAKKYIDEKLSVLDNINTSKLIGIGGTFRAIITSIMKQNKFPLRKLHAYECDIDSFKSFIKNVLDSQTESDLKCLYIKENRFDIIKPGSLILHRVIKKLNISELITSGVGVREGVYLSDLLRTSNDRLPVNYNTSVRHILDSHVSDKEYSNNLNKLSKQLFDLLKDKFELDENYRSDLAIAAKLYPSGGSIHQFAQNRHSYYLLQSSLEYGFTQKQMVLISTLVRYAKRRLPSSTHVEKYKVLLPDVRTLNTLSYILTLSIYLLNHRPRNIDFTCSLKDNRLIIDSKDELYLTKEDMTSLKPLEDLEIVFS; the protein is encoded by the coding sequence TTGGCAAAGCGTGTAGCCGTTATAGATATCGGTTCTAACTCAGTTAGAATGGTTATCTATGAAAAAACAAGCCGCTTTGCGTTTCACCTACTATACGAATCAAAAAGCAAGGTTCGTCTCTCCGAAAATGCTTACAACAACAATGGAAACTTACAACAAAATGCTATGGATAGAGCATATCATGCTCTAAGTGATTTTGTAAACATAATATCATCTTTTAAAGCTAGAAAAACTCTTTGTGTAGCTACATCTGCTCTTCGTGATGCACCAAACAAACTTGACTTTTTAAAACGTGTAAGAAATGGATTAAAACTAAACATAAAAATTATAGACGGTGAACGTGAAGCATACCTTGGTGGTATAGCATGTGCAAATCTTCTGCCAACACAGGAAAATGCATTAACTGTTGATATAGGTGGAGGTTCAACCGAGTTTGCCTATATAAACAATAAAAATGTAAAAGAAACTATATCGCTTGATTTGGGTACCGTAAGATTAAAAGAGATGTTTTTTGATACGGAAGATATAGAAGGTGCAAAAAAATATATAGATGAAAAACTATCTGTTTTAGATAATATAAATACTTCTAAACTCATTGGTATAGGTGGAACTTTTCGTGCGATTATTACATCTATAATGAAACAAAACAAATTTCCGCTGAGAAAACTTCATGCTTATGAGTGTGATATAGATTCATTCAAATCATTTATAAAAAATGTTCTTGATTCACAAACTGAGAGTGACTTAAAATGTTTGTATATTAAAGAAAACAGATTTGACATTATAAAACCAGGTTCACTGATACTTCATAGAGTTATAAAGAAGCTAAATATATCTGAGCTTATTACGAGTGGTGTAGGTGTACGTGAAGGTGTTTATTTAAGTGATTTATTACGTACGTCAAATGATAGACTTCCGGTAAACTATAATACATCCGTAAGACATATTCTGGATTCTCATGTAAGTGATAAAGAGTATTCAAATAACCTGAACAAACTCTCAAAACAACTATTTGATCTCTTAAAAGATAAGTTTGAACTAGATGAAAATTATAGAAGTGATCTGGCAATAGCTGCCAAGCTTTACCCATCGGGTGGAAGCATACACCAATTTGCTCAAAACAGACATAGCTACTATCTTTTACAAAGCTCTCTTGAATACGGTTTTACACAAAAACAGATGGTATTAATATCAACGCTTGTTAGATATGCAAAAAGAAGACTTCCATCATCTACACATGTAGAAAAGTATAAAGTTTTACTTCCTGATGTTAGAACATTAAATACTCTTAGCTATATACTTACTTTAAGTATATATCTATTAAATCATAGACCTAGAAATATTGATTTTACATGTAGTCTGAAGGACAATAGACTTATTATTGATTCAAAAGATGAATTATACTTAACAAAAGAGGATATGACTTCTCTAAAACCACTTGAAGATCTAGAGATAGTTTTTAGCTAA
- the nadA gene encoding quinolinate synthase NadA codes for MSLSNKELVEKINEYKKKLSVTVVAHFYQRDEVFEMGDITGDSLELAMRTKADDAEFVVFCGVGFMGQSVKVLSPHKRVVMPRIACCAMAKMIDAEAYDNAVKILNDSGIKSEDILPITYINSDAGVKARVGEMGGMVCTSSNAKKIITTALKEGKKIFFVPDRCLGQNIANQMELKSCVIGDGSDPKESDIICFDGFCSVHQLFTVEDIEFYREKYPGILIAVHPECDPAICDKADFVGSTSQLIKYITELDPEQKVAVGTEFNMVNRLRPKNTYVLSSTKPECPTMNETTLQDLYDVLKSIDEGQPLNEIQVDESTQKWAKIALERMLEL; via the coding sequence TTGAGTTTATCTAATAAAGAATTAGTTGAAAAAATAAATGAATATAAAAAGAAACTAAGTGTTACAGTAGTTGCTCACTTCTATCAAAGAGACGAAGTTTTTGAGATGGGTGACATTACAGGAGATTCACTAGAGTTGGCTATGCGTACAAAAGCTGATGATGCTGAGTTTGTAGTATTTTGCGGTGTTGGTTTTATGGGACAAAGCGTTAAAGTTTTAAGCCCGCATAAACGTGTAGTTATGCCTCGCATAGCTTGTTGTGCAATGGCAAAAATGATTGATGCAGAAGCTTATGATAATGCCGTTAAAATTTTAAATGACTCAGGCATTAAAAGTGAAGATATACTTCCGATTACATACATAAATTCAGATGCCGGGGTAAAAGCAAGAGTAGGTGAGATGGGTGGTATGGTTTGTACAAGCTCAAACGCTAAGAAGATCATCACAACAGCTTTAAAAGAGGGTAAAAAAATATTTTTTGTACCTGATCGCTGTCTTGGTCAAAACATAGCAAACCAGATGGAATTAAAATCTTGCGTAATAGGTGACGGTAGTGATCCTAAAGAATCAGACATTATCTGTTTTGACGGCTTTTGTTCAGTTCACCAACTTTTTACTGTAGAAGATATTGAATTTTACAGAGAAAAGTACCCGGGTATATTAATTGCAGTACACCCTGAGTGTGATCCTGCCATTTGTGACAAGGCTGACTTTGTAGGTTCAACTTCTCAACTTATAAAATACATAACAGAGTTAGACCCTGAACAAAAAGTAGCAGTAGGGACTGAATTTAATATGGTAAATCGCCTACGTCCTAAAAACACTTATGTACTAAGTTCTACAAAACCTGAATGTCCGACTATGAATGAGACAACGCTTCAAGATCTTTATGATGTTTTAAAGTCTATTGACGAAGGTCAACCTTTAAACGAGATTCAAGTAGATGAGTCAACACAAAAATGGGCAAAAATAGCACTAGAAAGAATGCTGGAACTATAA
- a CDS encoding YfhL family 4Fe-4S dicluster ferredoxin has translation MALLINDECIACDACREECPTEAIEEGDPIYFIDSDRCTECVEVYDEPACISVCPVDCIVLDKDNIESITELQFKYKTILAEEE, from the coding sequence ATGGCTTTATTGATTAACGATGAGTGTATTGCTTGTGATGCATGTAGAGAGGAATGCCCTACTGAGGCTATTGAAGAAGGTGATCCAATATACTTCATAGATTCTGATAGATGTACGGAATGTGTAGAGGTTTATGATGAGCCTGCATGTATCTCTGTTTGTCCTGTAGATTGTATAGTTTTAGATAAAGACAATATTGAATCAATTACAGAACTTCAATTTAAATATAAAACTATTTTAGCCGAAGAAGAATAA
- the nadC gene encoding carboxylating nicotinate-nucleotide diphosphorylase: protein MNLEKFVKSTLAEDIGRGDLYALVEEAVDAEAYVFAKCDGVMAGQVYVNVLANLEDLEIEWLKNDGDKFVKGDVLLNVKSNSHKVLKTERTLLNMLLHASSIATLTNKYLEIIKPYDVKLLDTRKTRPQLRVFEKYATRCAGAVNHRMGLDDSLMIKDTHLKTIKDLKSYIKKARMQIPFTTKIEVEAETFEIAKEAFEAGADVVMCDNMTPEQIKEIVEFRNKNYAHIILEASGNISLETIESYAKTGVDAISSGALIHQANWIDLSMKLK from the coding sequence ATGAACTTAGAAAAATTTGTAAAATCTACTTTAGCAGAAGACATAGGACGTGGAGATCTTTACGCATTAGTAGAAGAAGCCGTAGATGCAGAGGCATATGTTTTTGCAAAGTGTGACGGTGTCATGGCAGGACAGGTATATGTAAACGTACTTGCGAATCTTGAAGATCTTGAGATTGAGTGGTTAAAGAATGACGGCGATAAGTTTGTAAAAGGCGATGTACTTTTAAATGTTAAGTCAAACTCTCACAAAGTTTTAAAAACAGAGCGTACACTTTTAAATATGCTTTTGCATGCCAGCTCTATTGCAACACTTACTAATAAATACTTAGAGATCATAAAACCATATGACGTGAAACTTTTAGATACTAGAAAAACTAGACCGCAGTTAAGAGTGTTTGAAAAATATGCTACTAGATGTGCAGGTGCTGTTAATCATAGAATGGGTCTTGATGATTCTTTGATGATCAAAGATACTCACTTAAAAACTATAAAAGATTTAAAATCTTATATTAAAAAGGCAAGAATGCAGATACCTTTTACTACAAAAATTGAGGTTGAAGCTGAAACTTTTGAGATTGCAAAAGAGGCTTTTGAAGCAGGTGCTGATGTAGTTATGTGTGATAATATGACACCTGAACAGATTAAAGAGATAGTTGAGTTTAGAAATAAAAACTATGCGCACATAATACTTGAAGCTAGTGGAAATATCTCACTTGAAACTATAGAATCATATGCAAAAACAGGAGTTGATGCTATAAGCAGCGGTGCACTTATCCATCAGGCTAACTGGATTGATTTGTCTATGAAGTTAAAGTAG
- a CDS encoding TIGR03545 family protein: MIDFFMKLFKAFNSSQTPWQMSLAIALGMAMGLTPFSGWQSVIIILLALIINIHLGLFIVASGFFAAIAYMFDPIFESIGYYILTNPALADIFTSAYNSSITRTTYFNNTLVMGTSIVALVLIVPIYFALNKIVYIYRDKIATTLQKYTIFKTLGISVSDKKDKFLRIWGFGLFAVLAGLSTAFILLFLDPLTKFSLEKSISIITNKDVEIDSVDVSLKEGSLTINELNVFKNGISSLKTELIAIDLDFNQLFFNRYHIENVVFKGMEFNQVTDAKVKEESPKSSAASKEKSKSEKSSFEFNTSSLPKPEDLIARMGLSSTKNYEQAAAKFENIEKKYKDAIEKNFSKEELNRIKSDAENIKTNFNKIKGVKNITPEHLSLIKKTLDDVKKLRKELKQKKQAFKVLKNEFSKDKKELSSLTNKIVDGAKGDYKNLSENYRFNKQGGLNVVGVVFGKDIKEYTSTFLTYYDMVKPYLKSEEEPPAPPRGEGRWIRFKELNSQVDMLVKNIDLSGVYKLNSFSANMKNISSNQELLNKPFKLKLESEGKLSKSFDLGLTKLNSAELSIDAKAQSMDYVTILADTKLQYSKAKFSTKELNDLNSFNVDIALSEEIVSPKIKVKSDLDEKLKDIFAKVIKQKLQEYKGELKKLIDENMKEKLAELGLKNKDIAELQKVLNGSLDDFVSIDSQLNNQEKGLKSKSTDAVKDKAKEKVNDLLKSFKF, encoded by the coding sequence ATGATCGATTTTTTTATGAAACTTTTTAAAGCTTTTAACTCTTCTCAAACACCTTGGCAGATGTCTTTAGCTATAGCACTGGGTATGGCTATGGGTCTTACTCCGTTTTCCGGTTGGCAAAGTGTTATTATAATCCTTTTAGCACTTATTATAAATATTCACTTAGGTCTTTTTATAGTAGCCAGTGGTTTTTTTGCAGCAATTGCATATATGTTTGACCCTATATTTGAATCTATCGGATACTATATACTAACTAACCCTGCTTTAGCAGATATTTTTACAAGTGCTTACAATTCGTCTATTACAAGAACTACATACTTCAATAACACTTTGGTTATGGGGACATCTATAGTAGCACTAGTTCTGATTGTTCCAATCTATTTTGCACTTAACAAAATAGTTTATATATACAGAGATAAAATAGCTACAACACTTCAAAAATATACAATATTTAAAACGTTGGGAATATCGGTTAGCGATAAAAAAGATAAGTTTTTAAGAATATGGGGATTTGGGTTATTTGCAGTTTTAGCAGGTTTGTCAACAGCTTTTATTCTATTGTTCTTAGATCCGCTAACAAAGTTTTCTTTGGAAAAATCGATAAGTATAATTACAAATAAAGATGTAGAGATAGATAGTGTAGATGTGTCTTTAAAAGAGGGTTCATTAACTATAAATGAACTAAATGTTTTCAAAAACGGGATCAGCTCTTTAAAAACTGAATTAATAGCAATCGATCTCGACTTTAATCAACTGTTTTTTAATAGATACCATATAGAAAATGTAGTTTTTAAAGGGATGGAGTTTAATCAAGTAACAGATGCAAAGGTAAAAGAAGAGAGCCCAAAAAGCTCAGCTGCTTCTAAAGAGAAAAGCAAATCTGAAAAAAGCAGTTTTGAATTTAACACATCATCTCTTCCAAAACCTGAAGATCTAATTGCCAGAATGGGGTTAAGTTCAACAAAAAATTATGAACAGGCTGCAGCAAAGTTTGAAAATATTGAGAAAAAATATAAAGACGCAATAGAGAAAAATTTTTCAAAAGAAGAACTAAATCGTATAAAATCAGATGCTGAAAATATAAAAACTAATTTCAATAAGATAAAAGGTGTTAAAAACATAACACCTGAACATCTTAGCTTAATCAAGAAAACTCTTGATGATGTTAAGAAGTTACGTAAAGAGCTAAAGCAGAAAAAACAAGCCTTTAAAGTGTTAAAAAATGAGTTTAGTAAAGATAAAAAAGAATTATCAAGTTTAACAAATAAAATCGTTGATGGTGCCAAAGGTGATTATAAAAACCTATCTGAAAACTATAGATTTAATAAACAGGGCGGTTTAAATGTAGTTGGTGTTGTGTTTGGAAAAGATATAAAAGAGTATACGTCAACTTTTCTAACTTACTACGATATGGTGAAACCATACTTAAAAAGTGAAGAAGAACCACCTGCACCACCAAGAGGCGAGGGTAGATGGATCAGGTTTAAAGAGTTGAATTCACAAGTTGATATGCTTGTAAAAAATATAGACTTAAGCGGTGTATACAAGTTAAACAGTTTTAGTGCGAATATGAAAAACATAAGTTCAAACCAAGAGTTGTTGAATAAGCCGTTTAAACTAAAGCTAGAGAGTGAAGGTAAACTCTCAAAAAGTTTTGATCTCGGACTTACAAAACTCAATAGTGCTGAACTTAGTATAGATGCAAAAGCACAGAGTATGGATTATGTAACTATATTAGCAGATACAAAACTACAATATAGCAAAGCAAAATTCTCTACAAAAGAGCTTAACGATCTTAACAGTTTTAATGTAGATATTGCACTTAGTGAAGAGATAGTATCGCCAAAAATAAAAGTTAAATCTGATTTGGATGAAAAACTAAAAGATATTTTTGCAAAAGTGATAAAGCAAAAACTTCAAGAGTACAAAGGTGAACTTAAAAAGCTTATTGATGAAAATATGAAAGAGAAATTGGCTGAGCTTGGACTTAAAAATAAAGATATAGCAGAGTTGCAAAAAGTTTTAAACGGTTCGTTAGATGATTTTGTCAGTATAGATTCTCAGCTTAATAATCAAGAAAAAGGATTAAAGTCGAAATCTACGGATGCAGTGAAAGACAAAGCAAAAGAAAAAGTAAATGATCTACTTAAATCGTTTAAGTTTTGA
- the plsY gene encoding glycerol-3-phosphate 1-O-acyltransferase PlsY, which yields MEFLNNTNVQFFILAYLVGGIPFGLLLAKYFAGVDVKSSGSGSIGATNVLRVVKETNPALAKKLGAATLALDALKGIAVLLIAMAIGLSESTLWGIAVLAVIGHCFSPYLNFEGGKGVATGMGVMMVMLPIETIIALVVWAIAAKVIRISSLSSMTALLALVVASFVLKPDMPHAPVLLIAFILFYKHIPNFIRLFKGEEKRVI from the coding sequence ATGGAATTTTTAAATAATACAAATGTACAGTTTTTTATACTTGCTTATCTAGTAGGTGGTATCCCTTTTGGTCTTCTTTTAGCAAAATACTTTGCTGGTGTTGATGTTAAATCTAGCGGTAGTGGAAGTATTGGTGCTACAAATGTTTTACGTGTTGTAAAAGAAACTAATCCTGCTCTTGCTAAAAAACTTGGAGCTGCAACACTGGCTCTTGATGCACTAAAGGGTATAGCAGTTTTACTTATTGCTATGGCAATAGGTTTGAGTGAATCTACACTTTGGGGTATTGCCGTTTTAGCAGTAATTGGTCATTGTTTCTCGCCATATTTAAATTTTGAAGGTGGTAAAGGTGTTGCAACTGGTATGGGTGTAATGATGGTTATGCTTCCAATAGAGACTATTATAGCATTAGTTGTATGGGCAATTGCTGCTAAAGTTATCCGTATATCTTCACTTTCATCAATGACTGCTCTTTTAGCATTGGTTGTTGCAAGTTTTGTATTAAAACCTGATATGCCGCATGCACCTGTTCTTCTGATTGCATTTATTCTGTTTTACAAACATATACCAAACTTTATCCGCCTATTTAAAGGTGAAGAAAAAAGAGTAATATAA
- a CDS encoding dihydroneopterin aldolase yields MKIHIEDLKFQCIIGILDHEREKEQDVIVNFECEYEFKNEYINYVNIADLIKKTMIFSKFELIEDAILSLKSEISKEFPLINSHTLKISKPSILSDCSVSVSDQFKR; encoded by the coding sequence ATGAAAATTCATATAGAGGATCTAAAATTTCAATGTATTATTGGAATTTTAGATCATGAACGCGAAAAAGAACAGGACGTAATTGTTAACTTTGAGTGTGAATATGAGTTTAAAAATGAGTATATAAACTATGTAAATATAGCTGATTTAATCAAAAAAACGATGATTTTTTCTAAATTTGAGCTTATAGAAGACGCTATTTTAAGTTTAAAATCAGAAATTTCAAAAGAATTTCCACTTATAAATTCACATACTCTAAAAATCTCAAAACCCTCTATTTTAAGTGATTGTAGCGTTAGTGTAAGCGATCAATTTAAACGCTAA
- the hsrA gene encoding homeostatic response regulator transcription factor HsrA codes for MRILIIEDEVTLNKMLAEGLKEFGYQSDVTETLKDGEYYLDIRNYDLVLMDWMLPDGNSVDIIGDIKTNTPKTAVVVLSARDDNESEIEALRAGADDYIRKPFDFDVLVARLEARLRFGGSNIIEIEDLTINPEEEKINYKEQEIELKGKPFEVLTHLARHRDQIVSKEQLLDAIWEEPELVTPNVIEVAINQIRQKMDKPLGITTIETVRRRGYRFCFPKEVN; via the coding sequence ATGCGTATATTAATTATTGAAGATGAAGTTACTTTAAATAAAATGTTAGCTGAGGGACTAAAAGAGTTTGGTTACCAAAGTGATGTTACAGAAACTTTAAAAGATGGTGAATACTACCTGGACATTCGTAACTACGATTTAGTTCTAATGGACTGGATGCTTCCAGACGGAAACTCAGTAGATATTATTGGTGATATTAAAACAAATACTCCAAAAACAGCTGTTGTTGTACTTTCTGCTCGTGATGATAACGAAAGTGAAATCGAAGCCTTAAGAGCTGGTGCTGATGATTATATTCGTAAACCATTTGATTTTGACGTACTTGTTGCTCGTCTTGAAGCACGTTTACGTTTTGGTGGAAGTAATATAATTGAAATAGAAGATCTTACTATTAATCCTGAAGAGGAAAAAATCAATTACAAAGAGCAAGAGATTGAACTAAAAGGTAAACCTTTTGAAGTATTAACTCACTTAGCACGTCACCGTGATCAAATCGTATCTAAAGAGCAATTATTAGATGCTATCTGGGAAGAGCCGGAACTAGTTACTCCAAACGTAATTGAGGTAGCTATCAATCAAATTCGTCAAAAAATGGACAAACCATTAGGTATCACTACAATTGAGACTGTTCGTCGTCGTGGTTACCGTTTTTGTTTTCCTAAAGAAGTAAACTAA